Genomic DNA from Streptomyces venezuelae:
CCATCCGCTCGTCCTGGTGCTCGTGGATGTAGTGCGAGAGCTCTCGGATGATCTGGGCTTCCTTGACGCTCACGGCGTGCCCAGCCCGTTGCGTTCGGTGTAGATCCAGAGGAGTCGTCGAGTGAGCGTTGCCGCGTCCCGAAGGTAGAGGAACGCCCCGAAAGCCGGAGTGTTCTCGGTCGGCCGGTTCTTGGGGTCGATCAGGTTGTTGCCCTTGCGGACGAGCTCCCGCACCTGCGGGTCATCCTCCGCACCCAAGTCCTCACCGAGCAGAGAGTTGAGCTGCCGGACGATGGCCGGCGTGACGCCGTCTATGTCTGCACGGGTCGAGGAGTCCATCCGCATGGTGAGTACGGAGTCGGTGTGCGAGGAGATCGCCTCAACGTCGATGACAGCCGGGGGCCCGTCCACCGTGTTCCCGACTAGTCCCTTTTCCTTGCCGATACTTGCCAACGCCATCACTGCCCCCTCCGGGCACGTTTTGAGCCGTGCCAATGAAGTTAGGAAAGGGGGCATGTGGGGGGCCACGAGTGTGCCCGGACTTGCCAGTGATTCACCCTAGAGATTCGATGGCCGCGGTGATGAGTTCACGCGCAGCGGCGCCCGTGACGGCAAGTTCGGCCAGTTCAGCGAACGTCTTGGCATACATGGCAAGTTCGTGCCGCTGGACGATGGTGAGGTGGGCCGAGATCAGCTCGACGTTCACCAGCTCGTCGTCGTAGAGGAAGAATCCCTCGACGGGCCACAGGCCCGAGCGGTCGGCGTCCTGGGGGATGATGCCGATGCTGATGGACGGCAGCGCCATAGCGCTCAGCAGGTAACCGAGCTGCCCCGCCATCACGTCAGTGCCGCCGATGCGGGTTCGGAGGACGCTCTCCTCCAGGATGATGGCGAACTTGTGTTTCCCGTAGACGACCTGTTGCTTCTCGACGCGTACTTTCACTGCGGCCGGCACGTCGTCGATGGTTCCTCGACGGTCGCGGAGGGAAGTCAAAAGGGCAGTGATGTACGAGGCCGTTTGTACGGGGCCAGGAATGAGCCAGGGCGAGTAAATGCGGAAGCGTTCTGTGCGCTCCCAGAGAGGAACCACAGACTCCTGCGCCAGCTTGAGGCCGCTGGCCTCCATGTCTCGCCACTCGACGTACATGCCCTCGATTCCGCGGGCCGTCGAGATGAGGTCTTCCGCTTGGCTTTGCGCGTCACAGGCCGCGCACCAAGCGCGAAGGTCGCGCTCCGAGGGGGCGCGAGTGCCCCTCTCGAAGCGCGAAGCCTTCGATTCGTGCCAGCCGCAACGTTTGGCCAACTCCCGCTTGGTGATTCCGGCTGCAAGGCGGATGTCGGCCAGTCGCTTCCCGAGCGCTTTGCGGGCTTCCTGGACGCTCGAAGATGGTGATGTCATGTCGATGCGGCTAGAGCTGTCAGATCAGCTCGAACTCTGCGTGTGGAGTCGCTCGCTGCCACACGGCTTCGAAGGCCGAGTCACAGAGCTTGGCCACCTCTGGGTCCTCTGTCAGTTCCAACAGCATGTTCTCGCCCTCGCCGTCGAAGTGGTTGACGAGTACAAGGCTGGAGTCGAACAGCCAGAAGTCGTTGCCCGGAAGCGCCAGGCTGGTGGCGTCGCGGCGCGAGAGCCAGCGCACGCTTTCCCCGGCGGCGATGTTCAGCCCGTCGGTCACCTCGTACTCGAAGCGGATGTACTCGCTGACGGGCGTCGAAACAATGCGCGCCCGCCGGACCTCGACGCCCCGCGAGGTCGCTTCTGTGACGATCGCGTGCCAGTCAGCCCAGCGCTCGGCGGGGTCGAGAGCCATGCCGGCCTTCCAGTCGACGAAGGCTGGGTCGGACTTCATGTAGGCGTCGCGCATTTCCAGATGGACGGCTGTCCTCTGGCAGTCGCGGAACAGCTCCTCAAACGTCGGGGTCCGCGTCATCCTTCTTCACCTCCGGGTCGGCGTCCTTGGTCTCCTGGCTCAGCTCCATGAAGAACTGCACCATGCGCCGGGGGATCTCCACCACCGACTCGTGGCCGGGAATGTCCATCACCTTGAGGCGCTCGGTCTCCTCCACCTTCCACCCCTGAACGAGGTAGGTGTCCTTCTCATCGTCGAGGTAGATGGTGGGCGATCCGCCGCTAGGACTCTCCGGGTCTTTGCCGAGCATAACCAGGGCCATGATGTCCTCCTCGAACGTCCGTGACGATCTGTGTGCCTGAGCTTGCCCGCGACATCGCCGTGGGGCGAGGAACTTGCCAGAACTTGCCAGGACTTCGAAGAAGACCCTAGGCGGACGAGGCGGGAGGGACGAGCAGTTGATCAGCCGCATACGGCTGTGACCTGGCCCAATCTGATCCCTCACCGCCGCGTCCTGGCCTATGCGGCGGCCTCCAGCTCGTCGTACCCGTCGATGTAGGTCCGGCCGTTCAGCCACGCGGCGAGCTTGCCCACGCCGCGCTCGACGCGGTACCGCACCGCCCGGTCGGTCACTCCGTCTCGGGCAGCGATCAGGGCGTCTGGCCAGTCGAGGGCGAACCGCAGGAACAGGGCCCGGCGCTCGCCCAGTTCGAGCGGGCAGGCCGCCCAGGCTCGGCGGATGTCGGCGAGGTGGGCGAAGAGGGAATCCGCGGCCCGCTTGTCGACGGTGCCCTTCGGCATGTCAGCGTCCGGGGCGGCCGGGTTCCGGATGCCGTACGCGGCTTCGGGTGACCACACGGCCGGGAGAAGGTGCTCGATGACCCGGCGGTCGTACGTACTCACAGGAGACCCTTCTCGGCCCCGTTCAGGGCCGCCTCGTAGGACAGGTGTCGCGACTGGTGGCGAAGGTCCGTGAGCCACGCGTTCCGGAGCTGCTGACACAGCCAGCGGTGCAGGAGGCCGGGACCGGCCGCGAGCATCTGGCGTGCTTCGCTGCCCTTCTCGGCGACGACGAGCGCGGCTTCCTGCCGGGCGTCATCCCGCTCCAGGGCGAGCCCGTACTCCGTGCCGAACTTGCGGGCCACCACATCGATCACGCGCTGAACCTGCGGGTCGTCGAGGAGCGTCCAGTCGTGGGAAGCGCTCACCGGACCACTTCCTTCACGGGGGTGTGGCCGTTCTTCGTCACCGCGACCATCAGGCCCGGCGCTCCCGTGGTGCCCTTCGCGTGCCGCCACCAGGTCGATTCGCTCTCCATGGCCGGGGGCTGAAGGAAGGTGCGCGGGCCGTCCGTGTCCACGTGTTCGTGGTGAAGGTGACCGGCAAGGAGAAGGTCTGCCTGGTGCATGGCGGACGCCTTGTTGAAGGCTTGCCCCTTCCACCACTCGAAGTGCCGGCCGGGCCTCCACTGGTGCCCGTGGGCGTGAGCCACGGTGGTGCCCGAGCAGTCGACGACCACGGTCAGTTCGTCGGTGTCTGGGACGTAGAACTCCACGTGGCCGAAGCGCTCGGGGGCCAGCGCCAGGGCGTCGCGGACGCAGATCAAGGACTCGGTGTCGTGGGAGTCGTCGTAGCGCGTTACGCCCCGGCCCGCGATGCGGACGGCCTCGCCGTGGTTGCCGGGCACTGCGGCCATCGACACGCGGGAGGCGAGCGGCGCCATGGTGAGCGCTCCGTGCAGCATCACGCGGCGGGTGAGGCGGATCTGTTCCGTGAGCGTCAGCGAGGTCCGCCACGAGTTCGAGCCGCCCTGCGACACGAAGCCCTCGACATGATCACCGAGCCACCCCATGTGGACGTGCCCGATGTCGAACCGCTTCCGGTACACGTCCAACAGGTCGGCCGCGCGGTCGATGCACTCGATCGTGCGCTTCAGGGTGCCCGCCGGGCCGTCACCGTCCGCCTTGCCGAACTGCATGTCGCCGAGCGCGATCACGAACGTGTGGTCACCCTCTTCGGCCGTGGCGAGCTGTCGAGGCTGGTGGTTATCGATGGCCGCCAGGAGCTCGTCAACGTCCAGGCCGGACCGGTCAGCGGGCGTCTTCTTCGCGAACTGGAAGCGCGCCGAGACGCCAGTCTCGCCGTTCGGCATCGTCCACTCGCTCGACCGGAAGCCCTTCACCTCCCAGTCGGCCGGGTCGAGGCCTTGCGCCTTCAAGCAGGCCGCCGCGCTGCCCTGCGGGTCCATGCTCTCGGGGCCGCGAACGGTGACTTCGGCCGCGTCGCCGCTCACCTCGATCTGCCGGGTGAAGTCCCTGTCCGGATCGGTCTGGCGAGCCGGGATGGTCGGGCCCACGGGCTTCGAC
This window encodes:
- a CDS encoding helix-turn-helix domain-containing protein, with translation MTSPSSSVQEARKALGKRLADIRLAAGITKRELAKRCGWHESKASRFERGTRAPSERDLRAWCAACDAQSQAEDLISTARGIEGMYVEWRDMEASGLKLAQESVVPLWERTERFRIYSPWLIPGPVQTASYITALLTSLRDRRGTIDDVPAAVKVRVEKQQVVYGKHKFAIILEESVLRTRIGGTDVMAGQLGYLLSAMALPSISIGIIPQDADRSGLWPVEGFFLYDDELVNVELISAHLTIVQRHELAMYAKTFAELAELAVTGAAARELITAAIESLG
- a CDS encoding DUF6879 family protein, giving the protein MTRTPTFEELFRDCQRTAVHLEMRDAYMKSDPAFVDWKAGMALDPAERWADWHAIVTEATSRGVEVRRARIVSTPVSEYIRFEYEVTDGLNIAAGESVRWLSRRDATSLALPGNDFWLFDSSLVLVNHFDGEGENMLLELTEDPEVAKLCDSAFEAVWQRATPHAEFELI